In the Denticeps clupeoides unplaced genomic scaffold, fDenClu1.1, whole genome shotgun sequence genome, one interval contains:
- the LOC114780416 gene encoding neuronal acetylcholine receptor subunit alpha-10 isoform X2 gives MNVWIFAALFLPHTFLPACLAADGQLAYKLMKDLFSNYSSALRPVQDTEDIINVTLQITLSQIIDMDERNQILTSYLWVRQVWVDAYLSWDQAEYDGLDTIRIPSSYVWRPDIVLYNNADDQFSSSLETNVVIRHDGQVTWDQPSITKSSCRVDVSFFPFDSQQCHLTFGSWTHNGNQMDLFNTLDSADLTDFVENVEWEVLGMPAKKSMILYGCCSDPYPDITYTLHLKRRASFYIFNLLIPCMLISFLAPLSFYLPAESGEKVSLGVTVLLALTVFQLLVAESMPPSENVPLIGKYYIATMTMITMSTAVTIFVMNIHHCGPEARPVPTWVRRLVLHYLARICFVYEKGERCMGIQPEKAETPPTAKEVGGGQKDTNHLDPGPETGSEPLLLPSPPPRAAGCHREGTAVWAEPEAGPKGEGGVIGDMGWGQGVSHLLLRQIEFIAKCYHDQRSTQQRTGEWRKVAKVMDSFFMWLFFIMVFLLSLLIIGKAI, from the exons ATGAACGTCTGGATCTTTGCAGCGCTTTTCCTTCCTCACACGTTTTTACCAG CGTGTCTGGCTGCAGACGGCCAGCTTGCCTACAAGCTGATGAAGGACCTGTTCTCCAACTACAGCAGCGCCCTGCGGCCGGTGCAGGACACGGAGGACATCATCAACGTCACCCTGCAGATCACACTGTCACAGATCATCGACATG GACGAGCGCAACCAGATCCTCACGTCCTACCTGTGGGTCCGCCAGGTGTGGGTGGACGCCTACCTGTCCTGGGACCAGGCGGAGTACGATGGGCTCGATACCATCCGCATACCTAGCAGTTATGTATGGAGACCAGATATTGTCCTATATAACAA TGCAGATGACCAGTTCTCAAGCTCCCTGGAGACCAATGTGGTCATCAGACACGACGGCCAGGTGACATGGGACCAGCCATCCATCACCAAAAGCTCCTGCAGGGTGGACGTCTCCTTCTTCCCCTTTGACTCCCAGCAGTGTCACTTAACCTTCGGTTCCTGGACGCACAATGGTAACCAGATGGATCTTTTCAACACCCTGGACAGCGCTGACCTGACCGACTTTGTGGAGAACGTTGAGTGGGAGGTCCTCGGGATGCCAGCTAAGAAGAGCATGATCCTTTATGGCTGCTGTTCAGATCCCTACCCCGACATCACCTACACACTGCACCTGAAGAGGCGGGCGTCCTTCTACATTTTCAACCTGCTCATCCCCTGCATGCTGATCTCCTTCTTGGCCCCACTCAGCTTCTACCTGCCTGCGGAATCAGGGGAGAAGGTCTCCCTGGGCGTCACAGTGCTGCTGGCACTCACCGTCTTCCAGCTGCTGGTGGCAGAGAGCATGCCGCCATCTGAAAACGTGCCACTCATCG GAAAGTACTACATTGCCACGATGACCATGATCACCATGTCCACAGCCGTGACCATCTTCGTCATGAACATCCACCACTGCGGGCCGGAGGCGCGGCCCGTCCCAACGTGGGTGCGGCGCCTCGTCCTGCACTACCTCGCCCGCATCTGCTTTGTGTACGAGAAGGGTGAGCGCTGCATGGGCATCCAGCCTGAGAAAGCTGAGACTCCGCCCACTGCCAAGGAGGTGGGAGGCGGCCAGAAAGACACCAATCACCTGGACCCGGGACCTGAGACAGGCAGTGAACCTCTTCTCCTCCCATCGCCACCGCCCAGAGCAGCAGGCTGCCACAGAGAAGGAACAGCTGTGTGGGCGGAGCCAGAGGCAGGGCCAAAGGGAGAGGGTGGGGTTATAGGAGATATGGGATGGGGACAGGGCGTGTCCCACCTGCTGCTCCGGCAGATCGAGTTCATTGCTAAGTGTTACCACGACCAGCGCTCCACCCAGCAGCGGACCGGCGAGTGGCGCAAGGTCGCCAAGGTCATGGACAGCTTCTTCATGTGGCTCTTCTTCATCATGGTCTTCCTCTTGAGTCTTCTCATCATAGGAAAAGCCATCTAA
- the LOC114780416 gene encoding neuronal acetylcholine receptor subunit alpha-10 isoform X1, whose product MGSIPSAYLAVMYGDQILSYITSRSAWYRAVVISTIRPRPQDAALFLLLAVRQKLRSETFPSRWGECGIRNRNLLCPGGERGDLNVPLIKCPSGQWCNAGRDSHEARAAPHRAHRGTQFVLHCSYTQIRSPLPCSYTQPSERLTTVPHNAAGPSNVSFLHHHRCAEPFVSLSADDQFSSSLETNVVIRHDGQVTWDQPSITKSSCRVDVSFFPFDSQQCHLTFGSWTHNGNQMDLFNTLDSADLTDFVENVEWEVLGMPAKKSMILYGCCSDPYPDITYTLHLKRRASFYIFNLLIPCMLISFLAPLSFYLPAESGEKVSLGVTVLLALTVFQLLVAESMPPSENVPLIGKYYIATMTMITMSTAVTIFVMNIHHCGPEARPVPTWVRRLVLHYLARICFVYEKGERCMGIQPEKAETPPTAKEVGGGQKDTNHLDPGPETGSEPLLLPSPPPRAAGCHREGTAVWAEPEAGPKGEGGVIGDMGWGQGVSHLLLRQIEFIAKCYHDQRSTQQRTGEWRKVAKVMDSFFMWLFFIMVFLLSLLIIGKAI is encoded by the exons ATGGGCTCGATACCATCCGCATACCTAGCAGTTATGTATGGAGACCAGATATTGTCCTATATAACAAGTAGGTCGGCCTGGTATCGGGCCGTCGTGATTTCCACCATCCGTCCCCGTCCCCAGGACGCCGCTCTCTTTCTGCTTCTCGCCGTGAGACAGAAACTGAGGAGTGAAACTTTCCCCTCAAGATGGGGTGAATGTGGGATTAGAAATCGGAATCTCCTGTGTCCAGGTGGTGAGAGGGGAGATTTAAATGTCCCCCTGATTAAATGTCCTTCAGGACAGTGGTGTAATGCTGGCAGGGACTCACACGAAGCCAGAGCAGCGCCACACCGCGCCCACAGAGGAACCCAGTTCGTCTTACACTGCAGTTACACCCAGATTAGGTCTCCTTTACCCTGCAGTTACACCCAGCCATCTGAGAGACTCACCACAGTTCCTCATAATGCTGCTGGACCCTCAAATGTCAGctttcttcatcatcatcgctGTGCTGAACCTTTTGTGTCTCTCAGTGCAGATGACCAGTTCTCAAGCTCCCTGGAGACCAATGTGGTCATCAGACACGACGGCCAGGTGACATGGGACCAGCCATCCATCACCAAAAGCTCCTGCAGGGTGGACGTCTCCTTCTTCCCCTTTGACTCCCAGCAGTGTCACTTAACCTTCGGTTCCTGGACGCACAATGGTAACCAGATGGATCTTTTCAACACCCTGGACAGCGCTGACCTGACCGACTTTGTGGAGAACGTTGAGTGGGAGGTCCTCGGGATGCCAGCTAAGAAGAGCATGATCCTTTATGGCTGCTGTTCAGATCCCTACCCCGACATCACCTACACACTGCACCTGAAGAGGCGGGCGTCCTTCTACATTTTCAACCTGCTCATCCCCTGCATGCTGATCTCCTTCTTGGCCCCACTCAGCTTCTACCTGCCTGCGGAATCAGGGGAGAAGGTCTCCCTGGGCGTCACAGTGCTGCTGGCACTCACCGTCTTCCAGCTGCTGGTGGCAGAGAGCATGCCGCCATCTGAAAACGTGCCACTCATCG GAAAGTACTACATTGCCACGATGACCATGATCACCATGTCCACAGCCGTGACCATCTTCGTCATGAACATCCACCACTGCGGGCCGGAGGCGCGGCCCGTCCCAACGTGGGTGCGGCGCCTCGTCCTGCACTACCTCGCCCGCATCTGCTTTGTGTACGAGAAGGGTGAGCGCTGCATGGGCATCCAGCCTGAGAAAGCTGAGACTCCGCCCACTGCCAAGGAGGTGGGAGGCGGCCAGAAAGACACCAATCACCTGGACCCGGGACCTGAGACAGGCAGTGAACCTCTTCTCCTCCCATCGCCACCGCCCAGAGCAGCAGGCTGCCACAGAGAAGGAACAGCTGTGTGGGCGGAGCCAGAGGCAGGGCCAAAGGGAGAGGGTGGGGTTATAGGAGATATGGGATGGGGACAGGGCGTGTCCCACCTGCTGCTCCGGCAGATCGAGTTCATTGCTAAGTGTTACCACGACCAGCGCTCCACCCAGCAGCGGACCGGCGAGTGGCGCAAGGTCGCCAAGGTCATGGACAGCTTCTTCATGTGGCTCTTCTTCATCATGGTCTTCCTCTTGAGTCTTCTCATCATAGGAAAAGCCATCTAA
- the or70b1 gene encoding odorant receptor 115-15 encodes MQTLQILLMENLTFNSPILEIEGLKVTQQSLYPVFVIMLLIYMFVMVANVGIIVIITLEKSLHEPMYILFCNLPFNDVLGNTILIPRLLTDLLKPEAEKLISYAECVVQAVFAHLFGTTSHTILMIMAFDRYVAICNPLRYATIMSNRTVVLLSVSAWGVSAVLVAILLGLTIRLNRCRTLIANPYCDNASLFKLSCENVAINNVYGLMFSVVLLTLSMGSMALTYSKITAVCLSSKSKGLSSKALQTCSSHLTAYLVILAAGGVVAILHRFPEHSEYRKPASVLLAVIPGVLNPLIYGIQSKEIRRTITSLFPSNKVLA; translated from the exons atgcaaacaTTACAAAT CCTCCTCATGGAGAACCTGACCTTCAACAGCCCCATTCTGGAGATCGAGGGCCTGAAGGTCACCCAGCAGTCCCTGTACCCCGTGTTTGTCATTATGCTGCTCATTTACATGTTTGTTATGGTGGCCAATGTCGGCATCATTGTTATTATCACCCTGGAGAAGAGCCTTCATGAGCCCATGTACATTCTGTTCTGTAACCTTCCGTTTAACGACGTTCTGGGAAACACCATCCTGATCCCTCGCTTGCTGACCGATTTACTGAAACCAGAAGCGGAGAAACTGATCAGCTACGCTGAGTGTGTGGTTCAGGCGGTTTTTGCACACTTGTTTGGCACCACATCACACACCATTCTGATGATCATGGCCTTCGACAGATATGTAGCCATATGCAACCCTCTGAGATACGCCACAATCATGAGCAACAGGACGGTGGTCCTGCTGTCCGTCTCTGCCTGGGGAGTGTCAGCAGTCCTGGTCGCGATCCTGCTGGGCCTGACCATCCGACTCAACCGCTGCAGAACCCTCATCGCCAACCCGTACTGTGACAACGCGTCTCTGTTCAAGCTGTCCTGTGAGAACGTTGCCATCAACAACGTTTATGGCCTGATGTTCTCCGTGGTCCTCCTAACCTTGTCCATGGGAAGCATGGCGCTCACCTACAGCAAAATTACCGCCGTCTGTCTGAGCAGCAAAAGCAAAGGGCTGAGCAGCAAGGCCCTTCAGACGTGCAGCTCTCACCTCACCGCCTACCTGGTCATCCTGGCGGCCGGAGGCGTGGTGGCAATACTGCACCGCTTCCCAGAACATTCCGAGTACAGGAAACCAGCGTCGGTGCTGCTGGCCGTCATCCCGGGAGTTCTCAACCCGCTCATTTATGGGATTCAGTCAAAAGAGATCAGGCGAACGATAACCAGTCTGTTTCCTTCTAATAAAGTTCTGGCTTGA